In the genome of Hippoglossus hippoglossus isolate fHipHip1 chromosome 4, fHipHip1.pri, whole genome shotgun sequence, one region contains:
- the lrrc15 gene encoding leucine-rich repeat-containing protein 15: MDLPLTLHVFLLLCSLNAVVWACPVGCKCQANKILCSGLSDFPTPLPSSTTTLYVSNSSIYSLKPEDLTVFSNALSIFVIKDTALKEVHPGTLDATLYIGALGFTGTELQDLPEALFQNLQSLESLTLKSNKLLVLRPHWFSSLKYLKILDLSKNLFTSVPFETFNTLTQLSYLLLSGNNISQLPVETFKGLSKLKTLRLSKNSLQELPVGSLDDLGNLEELSLNDNLITHLHRDLFSNTRKLQKLFLSNNRLTSLPLGIFLNLPLLSQMSLYENQLESLGPGVFGPMPLQELWLYDNKLSRVEDDTFRNLTQLHLLVLSRNQINYVSTGTFRGLEKVGEISLHTNLLTTLQAGTFQGLPSLVNISLEHNFISSLPVGFLQGVSHLGEIDLRNNSFNNMPQESLDALTVTNEVLLQQNPWRCDKDILPLRDWLRQHPTKANQTLVVCEVPFNLNGEVIALLTNENLMPLSSTEDPVLTSTEKRKKPNTPPTRRSTVPPAVKTTPTSEPEEVTSSGQGEQGTVSNDTAITLIIIAVVSTVIISTVIISCVCWRKNKRGRGNIGRRSKNSVL, from the coding sequence ATGGACTTGCCACTGACCCTTCATGTGTTCCTTCTTCTCTGTTCTCTAAATGCTGTTGTTTGGGCTTGTCCAGTTGGATGCAAATGTCAAGCAAACAAAATACTCTGCAGTGGTCTCTCAGACTTCCCCACACCTCTGCCCTCATCTACCACTACCCTCTACGTCTCCAACTCCAGTATCTACTCTCTGAAACCAGAGGACCTGACTGTTTTCTCTAACGCCCTCAGCATCTTTGTGATTAAAGACACTGCTCTGAAAGAGGTACACCCTGGCACACTTGATGCCACTCTGTATATAGGTGCCTTAGGGTTTACTGGCACGGAACTGCAAGATCTCCCAGAGGCCTTATTCCAAAATCTTCAGAGTCTCGAGTCTCTGACTCTAAAGAGCAACAAACTCCTGGTACTCCGCCCTCATTGGTTTTCCTCTCTGAAGTATCTGAAAATTCTTGACCTAAGCAAGAATCTTTTCACTTCTGTACCTTTTGAAACTTTTAACACTCTTACCCAGCTAAGTTATCTTTTACTTTCCGGAAACAATATCAGTCAACTGCCTGTGGAGACATTCAAGGGTCTTTCTAAGCTTAAAACCCTGCGGCTTAGTAAAAACTCCCTACAGGAACTTCCTGTTGGCAGTCTGGATGACCTTGGCAATCTAGAGGAACTATCCCTAAATGACAATCTAATCACTCACCTCCACCGTGACCTGTTCTCTAACACTCGGAAGCTCCAAAAGCTGTTCCTCTCTAACAACAGGCTTACATCTCTTCCACTGGGGATCTTTTTAAACCTTCCCCTCCTTTCCCAGATGTCACTGTATGAAAACCAGCTGGAGAGTCTGGGTCCAGGGGTGTTTGGGCCAATGCCCTTGCAGGAGCTGTGGCTATATGACAACAAGCTCAGCCGTGTGGAGGATGACACCTTCAGGAATCTTACTCAGTTGCATCTGCTGGTGCTTAGTCGCAACCAGATCAACTACGTTTCTACCGGGACCTTCAGAGGGTTGGAGAAGGTGGGAGAGATATCACTTCACACCAATCTGCTCACAACGTTGCAAGCTGGGACTTTCCAAGGTCTTCCCAGCCTGGTCAACATTTCCCTGGAGCATAACTTCATCAGCTCACTCCCTGTGGGTTTTCTGCAGGGCGTGAGCCATCTTGGAGAGATAGACCTGCGAAACAATTCCTTCAACAACATGCCACAGGAAAGTCTGGATGCACTCACTGTGACAAATGAAGTTCTCCTACAGCAGAATCCCTGGAGGTGTGATAAAGATATTCTGCCTCTTAGGGATTGGCTGAGACAGCACCCAACCAAGGCCAACCAAACCCTTGTGGTGTGTGAAGTGCCTTTCAATCTGAACGGGGAGGTGATCGCTCTGCTGACAAACGAGAACCTGATGCCTCTCAGCTCTACCGAGGATCCTGTGTTGACTTCAacggagaagaggaagaaaccaAATACCCCTCCAACTAGAAGAAGCACTGTCCCACCTGCTGTCAAGACCACACCCACCTCGGAGCCTGAGGAAGTCACCAGCAGCGGACAAGGGGAACAGGGAACGGTTTCTAATGATACTGCGATAACCCTTATCATCATCGCAGTAGTGTCCACTGTCATCATTAGCACTGTGATCATCAGCTGCGTGTGCTGGAGGAAGAacaagagaggcagaggaaataTAGGCCGCAGAAGTAAGAACTCTGTGCTGTAG
- the LOC117759992 gene encoding leucine-rich repeat-containing protein 15-like, translating into MSRGEIVVLFLSVLFETSLHQCDNPMDCHNQEVFSSSTTEIPQMLRAGVREVFFVASQVETIPKAAFAKNPQLEKVEFLNTPTSAIEPGAFEGLGSLKHLEISSTPLMLIPLGVFKDLSNLEMIILKFNRLHRLERGLFEGLEKVRQIEVHGNEIESIEDGTFEGLENLVFLHLAKNNISTVSTSLFSHLNKLQVLRLYENQLTTIPEDIFLSLPNLTEIALQGNKIAELSPNLFPHKDKLKKITLENNLLTSLPEEYFVGFPQLKTLTLRKNKLTSLPPVLFGKMPKLTDLSLSHNDLSTLPPGIFSPLNKVKKLDLSNNHFVSLSPEYFEGPENLIELNLQNNKINSLDADVFEKLQSLVTLKLDHNDLQTLPEDIFEPLIKLKKLYLSENPWQCDCNLISFHLWIKANSDKLVPPVVCEYPEHLKGQEIQSLTEDQFICPTLPPTTTRPTTTTTTTPTTTTPPATPPTTEATTIIPTTPSAACAGGRTREAEEI; encoded by the exons ATGTCAAGAGGAGAAATCGTcgttctttttctgtctgtacTGTTTGAGACGTCGTTGCATCAATGCGACAATCCGATGGACTGCCACAACCAGGAAGTCTTCAGTTCATCTACAACAGAAATTCCTCAAATGCTGAGAGCAGGTGTgagagaggttttttttgtggctaGCCAGGTGGAAACAATACCTAAAGCAGCCTTTGCTAAAAACCCGCAGCTTGAAAAGGTGGAGTTCCTCAACACTCCAACATCAGCTATTGAGCCAGGAGCTTTTGAAGGTTTGGGGTCCCTCAAGCACCTTGAGATCTCCAGCACTCCATTAATGTTAATCCCACTGGGAGTCTTCAAAGACCTCAGCAACCTGGAGATGATCATACTGAAGTTTAACAGGCTACATCGTTTGGAGAGAGGCTTGTTTGAAGGCCTTGAAAAAGTAAGGCAGATCGAGGTACATGGGAACGAGATCGAATCGATTGAAGATGGGACGTTTGAAGGTCTTGAGAACCTTGTGTTTCTCCATTtagctaaaaacaacatttccacTGTATCTACCAGTTTGTTCTCACACCTTAACAAACTGCAGGTACTACGTCTTTATGAGAATCAGCTAACCACCATTCCTGAGGACATTTTTCTGAGTTTACCAAACTTGACGGAAATCGCCTTGCAGGGCAACAAAATAGCAGAATTATCACCAAATCTGTTTCCacataaagacaaactaaagaAGATCACTTTGGAGAATAACCTCCTCACCAGTTTACCTGAAGAATATTTTGTTGGCTTCCCTCAGCTTAAAACTCTGACCCTGCGGAAGAATAAACTGACAAGTCTCCCACCAGTTCTTTTTGGAAAAATGCCTAAACTGACTGATCTAAGCCTCAGTCACAATGATCTCAGCACCCTTCCTCCAGGAATATTTAGCCCCCTGAACAAAGTCAAGAAGCTTGACTTGTCTAATAATCATTTTGTCTCCTTGTCTCCCGAGTACTTTGAAGGCCCAGAGAACCTCATAGAGCTGAACCTACAGAATAACAAGATAAATTCGCTGGATGCAGATGTGTTTGAAAAGCTTCAGTCACTGGTCACACTAAAGCTCGATCATAACGACCTGCAGACGCTCCCTGAGGATATTTTTGAGCCGTTAATAAAGCTAAAGAAGCTTTACCTCAGTGAAAACCCTTGGCAATGTGACTGTAATCTGATTTCTTTTCACCTCTGGATAAAAGCAAACTCTGACAAGCTTGTGCCGCCTGTTGTCTGTGAGTATCCAGAACATTTAAAGGGGCAGGAAATCCAATCCTTGACAGAAGATCAATTCATTTGCCCCACCCTTCCCCCCACAACTACCcgccccaccaccaccacgacAACAACTCCCACAACCACAACACCACCAGCTACACCTCCGACCACAGaagcaacaacaataataccAACCACACCC TCAGCTGCGTGTGCTGGAGGAAGAacaagagaggcagaggaaataTAG
- the LOC117760567 gene encoding leucine-rich repeat-containing protein 15-like, giving the protein MSRGEIVGLFLSVLFEMSLHQCDNPMDCHNQEVFSSSTTEIPQMLRADVTKFFFVDSQVKTIPKAAFAKNLHLERLEFLNTPTSTIEPGAFEGLGSLKHLEISSTPLMLIPLGVFKDLSNLEMIILKFNRLHRLERGLFEGLEKVRQIEVHGNEIESIEDGTFEGLENLVSLHLAKNNISTVSTSLFSHLNKLQVLRLYENQLTTIPEDIFLSLPNLTEIALQGNKIAELSPNLFPHKDKLKKITLENNLLTSLPEEYFVGFPQLKTLTLRKNKLTSLPPVLFGKMPKLTDLSLSHNDLSTLPPGIFSPLNKVKKLDLSNNHFVSLSPEYFEGPENLIELNLQNNKINSLDADVFEKLQSLVTLKLDHNDLQTLPEDIFEPLIKLKKLYLSENPWQCDCNLISFHLWIKANSDKLVQPVVCEYPEHLKGQEIQSLTEDQLICPTLPPTTTRPTTTTTTTPTTTTPPTTPPTTEATTIIPTTTLATTTLTTTTATPTTTTTTTTPTTTSTTTPTTTTTTTTTTTTPSTTPTTTLTTTKPTTTTTTTTPTATPTTTKPTTTT; this is encoded by the coding sequence ATGTCAAGAGGAGAAATCGTCGGGCTTTTTCTGTCTGTACTGTTTGAGATGTCGTTGCATCAATGCGACAATCCGATGGACTGCCACAACCAGGAAGTCTTCAGTTCATCTACAACAGAAATTCCTCAAATGCTGAGAGCAGATGtgacaaagtttttttttgtggataGCCAGGTGAAAACAATACCTAAAGCAGCCTTTGCAAAAAACCTGCATCTTGAAAGGTTGGAGTTCCTCAACACTCCAACATCAACTATTGAGCCAGGAGCTTTTGAAGGTTTGGGGTCCCTCAAGCACCTTGAGATCTCCAGCACTCCATTAATGTTAATCCCACTGGGAGTCTTCAAAGACCTCAGCAACCTGGAGATGATCATACTGAAGTTTAACAGGCTACATCGTTTGGAGAGAGGCTTGTTTGAAGGCCTTGAAAAAGTAAGGCAGATCGAGGTACATGGGAACGAGATCGAATCAATTGAAGATGGGACGTTTGAAGGTCTTGAGAACCTTGTGTCTCTCCATTtagctaaaaacaacatttccacTGTATCTACCAGTTTGTTCTCACACCTTAACAAACTGCAGGTACTACGTCTTTATGAGAATCAGCTAACCACCATTCCTGAGGACATTTTTCTGAGTTTACCAAACTTGACGGAAATCGCCTTGCAGGGCAACAAAATAGCAGAATTATCACCAAATCTGTTTCCacataaagacaaactaaagaAGATCACTTTGGAGAATAACCTCCTCACCAGTTTACCTGAAGAATATTTTGTTGGCTTCCCTCAGCTTAAAACTCTGACCCTGCGGAAGAATAAACTGACAAGTCTCCCACCAGTTCTTTTTGGAAAAATGCCTAAACTGACTGATCTAAGCCTCAGTCACAATGATCTCAGCACCCTTCCTCCAGGAATATTTAGCCCCCTGAACAAAGTCAAGAAGCTCGACTTGTCTAATAATCATTTTGTCTCCTTGTCTCCCGAGTACTTTGAAGGCCCAGAGAACCTCATAGAGCTGAACCTACAGAATAACAAGATAAATTCGCTGGATGCAGATGTGTTTGAAAAGCTTCAGTCACTGGTCACACTAAAGCTCGATCATAACGACCTGCAGACGCTCCCTGAGGATATTTTTGAGCCGTTAATAAAGCTAAAGAAGCTTTACCTCAGTGAAAACCCTTGGCAATGTGACTGTAATCTGATTTCTTTTCACCTCTGGATAAAAGCAAACTCTGACAAGCTTGTGCAGCCTGTTGTCTGTGAGTATCCAGAACATTTAAAGGGGCAGGAAATCCAATCCTTGACAGAAGATCAATTAATTTGCCCCACCCTTCCCCCCACAACTACCcgccccaccaccaccacgacAACAACTCCCACAACCACAACACCACCAACTACACCTCCGACCACAGaagcaacaacaataataccAACCACAACTTTAGCTACAACCACCTtaaccacaacaacagccaCACCTACGactactacaacaacaaccacaccCACAACTACTTCAACAACCAcacccacaacaacaaccactacaacaaccacaaccactacTCCATCAACCACACCTACAACCACACTTACAACAACCAAACCCACAAccactacaacaactacaactccaACAGCCACACCTACAACGACCAAAcccacaaccactacc
- the LOC117759993 gene encoding integumentary mucin C.1-like → TTTPTTTTTTTPTTTTTTATTTTTTKPTTTTTTTTPTTTTTRTTTPTTTTTPTTTTTITTTPTTTATTTTTPTTTTTTTTPTTTTSSTTTTAPTTITTSTTAIPTTTILQTTQPTTTLTTTMPPPPTSPLIFTHPVEPLSPVSLISYQHRSKAQQCKSQLMIYTALLVVEITCTLVLAKFTLSLYCLLQFREKMHHRVKLTRFSYRKEVILRPLREAETRGL, encoded by the coding sequence acaaccacacctacaaccacaaccacaaccactcctacaaccacaaccactacaGCAACCACAACTACAACGACCAAACCCACAAccactacaacaaccacaactccaacaaccacaaccactaGAACAACCACacctacaacaacaaccactcctacaaccacaaccacaatcACAACCACTCCTACAACCACAGCCACTACAACAACCACACCTACTACAACCACCACAACTACCACACCAACAACCACTACATCTTCAACCACAACAACTGCACCCACCACCATTACCACAAGTACCACAGCTATCCCCACAACTACCATCCTCCAGACTACCCAACCAACGACCACCCTAACAACAACAATGCCTCCTCCACCAACCAGTCCATTGATCTTCACACATCCAGTGGAACCTTTGTCTCCGGTCTCTTTAATCTCATATCAGCACAGAAGCAAAGCTCAGCAGTGCAAGTCCCAGCTGATGATCTACACCGCACTGCTGGTGGTGGAGATCACCTGCACACTGGTGCTGGCTAAGTTCACCCTGTCTCTTTACTGCCTGCTGCAATTCAGAGAGAAGATGCATCACAGGGTCAAACTCACACGCTTCTCCTACAGGAAAGAGGTCATCCTGAGGCCTCTACGAGAGGCAGAGACTCGAGGactttaa